The DNA window CAGTTCCTGCCTCACTAAGTGCCATGTTAAAGTAATTTAACTGGCATCTAACAGAAATCATCTGCCACTTTGTAAAAATCCTAGACTGGTAAGAATCTAGAGCTTTAGAGAGCTAGTAATCCAACCTCCCTGTCATTTCACAGACCAGCAAATCGTGGCCCAGAGAGCCGAGCCCAGCTGTTCCGAAGTCCTCCTACGTGATTTTGGTCAGCATTTTACATGAGGGTGATCTGAGGGGACCCATCACACCTCTTCATTTGTAGTAACATAAATGAACTGTATTTCCCACCCCCTACATTTGTTAGCTGAGGAAGACACAGACCAAAGCAAAATAAAGCTGGAAGTTCCTAAAGGAGAGAAGCCAATGATACTGAAATTACTGTCCTCATCCATGTGATTGGTGCTTGGCACGAATGAAATATATTACAATTCATTCAAGTTTAGACGCCTGTCCCGataacttaattttgtttttatttttttgagacagagtcctgctctgtggcccaggctggagtgcagtggcctgatctcgcctcactgcaagctccgcctcccgggttcaagcgattctcctgcctcggcctcctgcatagctgggactacagacgtgcaccaccacgcccggctaattttgtacttttagtagagatggggtttcaccatgttggtcaggctggtctcgaacccccgacctcgggtgatccacccgcctcggcctctccaagtgctggggttacaggcgtgagccaccgcgcccggccccgatCCTTTTAAATAATGACACGTTGAGAACAACAGCACAGCCACTGAGTCTCTGGATGGTGTCTCCGGAGAGCTCCACGGCCGAGAGGCTGTAGAGCCGCAGCCTCCGCAGTCCGCCTCCTGGTGCAGGTGGAGAGGGGGCTGCAGGAGGCCCCGGACCTCAGGCTTTCTGAGACCCCCCGGGGCAGCTGCGGCCGCTGGAGGGACCGGGAAAGGAATCGTGGCGGGACGGGAAGAGGCCACATCCTGAAGACTCCCCCCGAGAAGCACCAGGGCTTGGCGGACGAGgccgcctccctccctcctttcccgcAGGGCTCGCCCCACCCCGGCGGGGGCTCCTACCTGGCTTCCTCGGCCGCGCGCCCACCCCGCCCCTCCGCCCGGGCCGGCGAGGAGAGCAGGTCGGGGAGGGGCGCGTCGGGTGACGGAACAGAAGCCGGGGAGCCGCGGCCCTTCCCGCCTCCGCCTGGGCCCCGCGGCCGCTCGGGAGGGAGCGGCGGACTCGGAACTCGCGCGCGCCGCGGCCCCGGCCGGAGCCACCGCCTCggtcccgcccccgcccccgcctccgcctccgcccgCCGGGGACGCCGGGGAACCCTCGGGGCCCAGGGACAGCGAGAGACCCCGCCCCGCGCTATCGCGGCCGCCAGGCCTGGTCACGCGCAGAGCCGCGCCGCGGGATCGGGGCCAGCGCCGGGCGGAGGCGGCACGGGGACGGGGCGGAGGGTAGAAACGCGCGGCCGGGCCGGGGCGCGCCGAGCCGAACCCAGCCACGCGGCGCCAGCGAGGCGGCCGGACCCGCAGCCCCGATGCTGCTGACGCTGGCCTGGGGCGCGCTCTTCTTCCCGGGGCTCTTCGCGCTCTGCACCTGGGCGCTGCGCCGCTCCCGGCCCGGATGGAGCCGCACCGACTGCGTGATGATCAGCACCAGGTACCGGCGCTGCCGAGACGCCCCCGGGGCCCGGGCCGCTgcccaccccgccccgccccgcccggctGCGGGGCCCAGGGCGGAAAAGGGGGGCGGCAGGAAGCCGGGGGGCTGCTCCCTCCGGGGCGCGGCGGCCCGAGCTACCGAAGCCCCTCCGCGTCCTCCCCTGGCGGGAgcggggccggggcgggcggGAGTGGCCGGTGAGTCTGCGGAGCCCGCTCCCCACGTCTGCCGGCGGCGGGGGAGAGTCAGGCcgaagggctgggctgggctctcGGCGGTCCTCGGACGGGACTGAGCGCGCGCTGTTTTCCTCTCCGCCCGCGCTAGGCTGGTTTCCTCGGTGCACGCCGTGCTGGCCACCGGCTCGGGGATCGTCATCATTCGCTCCTGCGACGACGTGATCACCGGCAGGTAAGAGCCCGGGCCAGGGGCTTGTTGCAAATGTCACCTTTCAGTGGCTCTTCCTCACACACGCGCTTAGATAGCTGACTAATGGGGAAAGCTGGCTCCACAATGGGCTCCTTCTTCCTCTCCGGAGTCTTCCAGCACCCGCAGCTTAGGAGAAAGTCCGCGGAAATGAGAGAGGACGACAGAGGCGGAGTCTGATTTCAGGTGGTGTGAGCGGACAGCGTGGCCAGGGATCCAGGGCCTTCACGAGAGAGAAGCGTGGACGCATTTACGACTTGGGAGTACGGCTTCTGATTCTTGTAGCTGGTTTTACTTACTCTGAAGCATCACTGGCTAATACACGTCCAGGGTGGTTAGCACAGCCCCCCATGGACAGGAACAAACCCACCTCCCCTTTCCATGCAAACGCCCCTCTCGTTTTTCCTGCAGATTTGCTAAAGGGCATCGAGAGGCTCCCAGCGCTTAGAACACGGGTATGTCTGTTAGAGCTCAGTCCACAGGCAGGTCAGGAAATGTGCACCTATTTGCAATTCCAGTGAAACAAATCATAAATTAAGACCAGAATAGTCTGCTTTGTACAATATTTAGACCTGGGCAATggtggtggttttatttttttattttaattctttttccccCCACCGGTCTTGCTAGAATCACACTCACTTTCTCCCAAGTTAAAGGACCACAGTTGGACGTGCAGGAAAGTTGAACCGCCTTTCCAGGCCCTGCTCTCCTGTGGGCTTTGCCAAGTCCTGCTTCTCATCTGCTGAGACTGGACTGCGAGGGGCCTGAGCAGGCCATCTGTCTCATTCTAGCCTGCAGTCTTACTTGGGATCAATCCTGCTGTCATGATTTTTGtgcttttcttctgcctttttcttttcttttttttttttgagacggagtcttactctgtcgcccaggctggagagtagtggtgcaatctgggctcactgcaagctccgcctcccaggttcaccccattctcctgcctcagcctcccaagtagctgggactacaggcacccgccgccacacccggctaatttttttgtatttttagtacagacggggtttcaccgtgtgagccaggatggtctggatctcctgacctcgtgatccgcccaccttggcctcccaaagtgttgggattacaggcgtgagccaccacacccaccacatttttactttattttttttccgtggagacagggtctctgttgcccaggcgcagtggcatgatcatagctgaccgtagtcttgaactcctgggttcaagccacccttcttccttagcctcccaagcttGGACTACGGGTACAcactactatgcctggcctttttttttttttttttgtagacaggggtctccctatgttgcccaggctggtcttgaactcctggcctccaacgatcctcctgcctgggcctcccaaagtgttgggattataggcgtgagccactgcgcccggccagaaaaggCCTTTCAGGGTTCATATACTATGcactaaatatttttctattatgtgCCTTCTCATTTTATGTCTTCATATAGAATGTGATTAGATAGGAGGAGTTATCTATAAATTCCCCCAAATTATAGGCAGAATGTGGTATGGGGCCAAGGATTTAGTCAGATTCTTAAAGAGGTTCAGACCCCTAAAATGGCTAGGTCACAGCTCCAGGTTGTTTTCTCAATTTAAGTACTTAATTCAGATAGTACTTTGTtgtttttagatggggtctcgctctgtcacccaggctggtctggaactcctgggttcaagccgttctcgcacttaggcctcccaaagtgcagggatcataggtgtgagccaccatgcccagcctgtatagtaccttttaacatttaaaaggaCTCCCcttcccctgcttttttttttttttaattgagatggagtctctgtcactcaggctagagtgcaggggcacgaccttggctcactgcaaactctacctcccaggttcaagcaattctcctgcctcagcctcctgagtagctaggattacaggcatgtgccaccatgtctggttaatttttgtatatttagtaaagccatgttggccaggctggtctcgaactcctgatctcagatgatccgcccgcctcggcctcccaaaatgctgggattactggcatgagccacggtgcctggccgaCTTTCCCACATTTAATTATGTAATCTTCACTGCAACTTTGACAGGTAAAGTAAAGACAAGgattatcatcttcattttacaagaaAGTTAAATCACAGGCTAGTGGTGGTTAAGATTATAATCTAGATCTCTTGCTCATAAATCTTCAGAGGAGTCTACCCATGAGTCACAATTCCAGATCTCATCTCTGAACTGGTGAAAATATGAAAACCTTAGGTTCCCTTCAAGGGGAGAGGCCAGTTATATTTCAGCTAAAATTTTAGTAGCTGTTTGTAGGTATTTTACTTGAAACAGCTTCAAGAAAGCACCTGAGACCATAGATGGGCACTGGAATAAGTACTGCATCTTTTTAGTCACATGGAACCTGgctaggtcaggtgcagtggctcatgcctgtaatcccaacaatttgggaggctgaggtgggtggatcacttgaggtcaggagcttgagaccagcccagccaacatggtgaaacccccatctctacttaaaaataaaaaaaaaaaagaaaatagccagacatggtggcaggtgcctgtaatcccaactactcgttTGAACCCGcaagtcggaggttgcagtgagctgagatcacgccactacatccagcctgggcaacagagcgagattttgtctcaaaaaaacaaacaaacaaaaaaggagccTGGCTAATGAATTCACCTACAAGTGTGTCATACTTGCCATTATTTGCTTGCCTGATTTGTTTATGCATTATTTACGCCGTGGTAAGTGTGGAGTTGCTTGAGCAGAAATTCAGATGGTGCCTCTGTGGACTGTATTTCCAATGTTGCAGTTCAGTGGACTGGCTCTGTCCGAAATCAGAGACAAAGTTAATACAGATCTGAGGGCCCTCGGCTTACAATTTAGACTCTCTGGGGACTGGAGCCCTTAACAAGCactgcaggtgattctgatgttcaGGTAGCTTGAGAACCATACAACTGAATGATCTACCTAACCCGTGGATGTGCATCAAACATTCGCTAACCAAGTGAATGGAATCCTTGGATAGTACGTGATTTCGTTTAGATGTTTCTTCACAGAAAACATCTGTGGAATGCTTCTTTATCATTGGGAACCACATGGTATGAATTGTAGAGACTTCCCTTCTAATCTGCTCTAGGACAGTGATCAACTATTATTTCCATTCAGCAAATACTGATTCAGCCCCTTTGGACAAGTAAATGGGAAAACTGTCTTTTGACCTAGTCTCTCTCCTGCTACCTAACTGCCATAATGTGGCCCTTGAGCTTCAGGCTTATTTCCAGacctgctttttttggttttgttttttgagacagcgtctcactctgttgcccaggctggagtgcagggacgcgatctcagctcactgcaacctctgcctcccaggttcaagcgattttcctgcctcagcctcctgagtagctgggattacaggtgcgtgtcaccacgcccggctaatttttgtatttttagtagagacggggtttcaccatgttggtcaggtgggtcttgaactgctgacctcgtgatctacctgctcagcctcccaaagtgctgggattacaggtttgagccaccacgcccagccagctctAGAATTGTAAAGAAAATGGCCAGGGTTGCCTCCCAGAAACTCCGTAGAGTGGGGTTACATGCAGACGCAAAACTCACAGGTTCCAGGATTTAAGTCAGTAAACCCCCAACTGTTGAGCAACTAAGGAGTTAAACCAGAAATATTGGATTTGTGATTTGGGACACTTTCCAAACCAGCTTCTTGCGGGGGCTGTTGATTTAtttgtatatctatctatatcaaaATCAGTTTTATCACAAAATGCCAGAACATGTATTACAAATTAGCAGCTAAGTCAGGCAAGTAGTGACAGCAAGCTGCTTAAACAGGCGGGCTGAGTGAATGCCTGCTTTTTGCCTTTGACACTCATGAATCAGCCCTGAAACGGAGAGAAAGTGGTCTGCTCTCCGTGTTTATCAGTTGCAACATCTTCACTGTAAAGTATTTGGAGTAATAATAGCTGATCAAGCACCAAGCTTGGCTGTGAGCCTTCGTAATGGATATCCACAATGATTTCACAGGCCATTCATATGCTTTCTTTCAGGCACTGGCTTGCCCGGGAGTATGTGTGGTTTCTGATTCCATACATGATCTATGACTCATACGCCATGTACCTCTGTGATTGGTGCCGAACCAGAGACCAGAACCGTGGGCCGTCCCTCACGCTTCGAAACTTCCTAAGTCGAAACCGCCTCATGATCACACATCATGCGGTCATTCTCTTTGTCCTTGTGCCAGTCGCACAGGTATGGCCTTCCAGGACAGCAGACCAGCAGCTGGGTTGAGCtggatgcctttatttatttatttatttatttatttttgacacggagtctcactctgatgcccaggatggagtgcagtggcactgtctcggctcactgcaacctccatcttccaggttcaagtgattctcctgcctcagcctcccgagtagctgggattacaggtgcccaccaccatgcctggctttttgtatttttagtagagatggggttttgccatattggccaggctggtttcaaactcctaacttcaaatgatccacccacctcagcctcccaaagttctgggattacaggcatgagccaccacacccggcctgagcTGGACGTCTTGACCGTTACTTAGGAGTCGGGATTGCCCCTCTTTTCTTTCCCACTTGTAGGCACCCATTCTCCTTGTGCCTGCTGCTTCAGCAGCCACCTCCCCCAGGTGAACAGTGGAGGAACACCATTACGTGTGAAACGCTCGTGATCCTCCTCaccaacatcaacatcaacatcctttttgtttttcttttttgagacagggtttcactctgtcacccagggtggggtgcagttgtgcgatcacagctcactgtagcctcaaactactggcctcaagtgatcctcctacttctgcttccccggtagctgggaacaca is part of the Chlorocebus sabaeus isolate Y175 chromosome 16, mChlSab1.0.hap1, whole genome shotgun sequence genome and encodes:
- the TLCD3A gene encoding TLC domain-containing protein 3A codes for the protein MLLTLAWGALFFPGLFALCTWALRRSRPGWSRTDCVMISTRLVSSVHAVLATGSGIVIIRSCDDVITGRHWLAREYVWFLIPYMIYDSYAMYLCDWCRTRDQNRGPSLTLRNFLSRNRLMITHHAVILFVLVPVAQSLRGDLGDFFVGCIFMAELSTPFVSLGRVLIQLKQQHTLLYKVNGILTLATFFCCRILLFPFMYWSYGRQQGLSLLQVPFSIPFYCNMANAFLIAPQLYWFCLLCRKAVRLFDTPQAKKDG